A window from Pongo abelii isolate AG06213 chromosome 6, NHGRI_mPonAbe1-v2.0_pri, whole genome shotgun sequence encodes these proteins:
- the PRSS2 gene encoding trypsin-2 isoform X3, with amino-acid sequence MNPLLILTFVAAAAAAPFDDDDKIVGGYTCEENSVPYQVSLNSGYHFCGGSLISEQWVVSAGHCYKSGRIQVRLGEHNIEVLEGNEQFINAAKIIRHPKYNSWTLDNDILLIKLSTPAVINARVSTISLPTAPPAAGTESLISGWGNTLSSGADYPDELQCLDAPVLTQAECEASYPGKITNNMFCVGFLEGGKDSCQGDSGGPVVSNGQLQGIVSWGYGCAQKNRPGVYTKVYNYVDWIKDTIAANS; translated from the exons ATGAATCCACTTCTGATCCTTACCTTTGTTGCAGCTGCTG CTGCTGCCCcctttgatgatgatgacaagATCGTTGGGGGCTACACCTGTGAGGAGAATTCTGTCCCCTACCAGGTGTCCCTGAATTCTGGCTACCACTTCTGCGGTGGGTCCCTCATCAGCGAACAGTGGGTGGTGTCAGCAGGTCACTGCTACAAGTC AGG CCGCATCCAGGTGAGACTGGGAGAGCACAACATCGAAGTTCTGGAGGGGAATGAGCAGTTCATCAATGCAGCCAAGATCATCCGCCACCCCAAATACAACAGCTGGACTCTGGACAATGACATCCTGCTGATCAAGCTCTCCACACCTGCCGTCATCAATGCCCGCGTGTCCACCATCTCTCTGCCCACCGCCCCTCCAGCTGCTGGCACTGAGTCCCTCATCTCCGGCTGGGGCAACACTCTGAGCTCTGGTG CCGACTACCCAGACGAGCTGCAGTGCCTGGATGCTCCTGTGCTGACCCAGGCTGAGTGTGAAGCCTCCTACCCTGGAAAGATTACCAACAACATGTTCTGTGTGGGCTTCCTCGAGGGAGGCAAGGATTCCTGCCAG GGTGACTCTGGTGGCCCTGTGGTCTCCAATGGACAGCTCCAAGGAATTGTCTCTTGGGGCTATGGCTGTGCCCAGAAGAACAGGCCTGGAGTCTACACCAAGGTCTACAACTATGTGGACTGGATTAAGGACACCATAGCTGCCAACAGCTAA
- the PRSS2 gene encoding trypsin-2 isoform X1 — translation MNPLLILTFVAAAAAAPFDDDDKIVGGYTCEENSVPYQVSLNSGYHFCGGSLISEQWVVSAGHCYKSRINPKFSGRGCEYHRIQVRLGEHNIEVLEGNEQFINAAKIIRHPKYNSWTLDNDILLIKLSTPAVINARVSTISLPTAPPAAGTESLISGWGNTLSSGADYPDELQCLDAPVLTQAECEASYPGKITNNMFCVGFLEGGKDSCQGDSGGPVVSNGQLQGIVSWGYGCAQKNRPGVYTKVYNYVDWIKDTIAANS, via the exons ATGAATCCACTTCTGATCCTTACCTTTGTTGCAGCTGCTG CTGCTGCCCcctttgatgatgatgacaagATCGTTGGGGGCTACACCTGTGAGGAGAATTCTGTCCCCTACCAGGTGTCCCTGAATTCTGGCTACCACTTCTGCGGTGGGTCCCTCATCAGCGAACAGTGGGTGGTGTCAGCAGGTCACTGCTACAAGTC GCGAATCAACCCAAAATTTTCAGGAAGAGGGTGTGAATATCA CCGCATCCAGGTGAGACTGGGAGAGCACAACATCGAAGTTCTGGAGGGGAATGAGCAGTTCATCAATGCAGCCAAGATCATCCGCCACCCCAAATACAACAGCTGGACTCTGGACAATGACATCCTGCTGATCAAGCTCTCCACACCTGCCGTCATCAATGCCCGCGTGTCCACCATCTCTCTGCCCACCGCCCCTCCAGCTGCTGGCACTGAGTCCCTCATCTCCGGCTGGGGCAACACTCTGAGCTCTGGTG CCGACTACCCAGACGAGCTGCAGTGCCTGGATGCTCCTGTGCTGACCCAGGCTGAGTGTGAAGCCTCCTACCCTGGAAAGATTACCAACAACATGTTCTGTGTGGGCTTCCTCGAGGGAGGCAAGGATTCCTGCCAG GGTGACTCTGGTGGCCCTGTGGTCTCCAATGGACAGCTCCAAGGAATTGTCTCTTGGGGCTATGGCTGTGCCCAGAAGAACAGGCCTGGAGTCTACACCAAGGTCTACAACTATGTGGACTGGATTAAGGACACCATAGCTGCCAACAGCTAA
- the PRSS2 gene encoding trypsin-2 isoform X2 encodes MNPLLILTFVAAAAAAPFDDDDKIVGGYTCEENSVPYQVSLNSGYHFCGGSLISEQWVVSAGHCYKSRIQVRLGEHNIEVLEGNEQFINAAKIIRHPKYNSWTLDNDILLIKLSTPAVINARVSTISLPTAPPAAGTESLISGWGNTLSSGADYPDELQCLDAPVLTQAECEASYPGKITNNMFCVGFLEGGKDSCQGDSGGPVVSNGQLQGIVSWGYGCAQKNRPGVYTKVYNYVDWIKDTIAANS; translated from the exons ATGAATCCACTTCTGATCCTTACCTTTGTTGCAGCTGCTG CTGCTGCCCcctttgatgatgatgacaagATCGTTGGGGGCTACACCTGTGAGGAGAATTCTGTCCCCTACCAGGTGTCCCTGAATTCTGGCTACCACTTCTGCGGTGGGTCCCTCATCAGCGAACAGTGGGTGGTGTCAGCAGGTCACTGCTACAAGTC CCGCATCCAGGTGAGACTGGGAGAGCACAACATCGAAGTTCTGGAGGGGAATGAGCAGTTCATCAATGCAGCCAAGATCATCCGCCACCCCAAATACAACAGCTGGACTCTGGACAATGACATCCTGCTGATCAAGCTCTCCACACCTGCCGTCATCAATGCCCGCGTGTCCACCATCTCTCTGCCCACCGCCCCTCCAGCTGCTGGCACTGAGTCCCTCATCTCCGGCTGGGGCAACACTCTGAGCTCTGGTG CCGACTACCCAGACGAGCTGCAGTGCCTGGATGCTCCTGTGCTGACCCAGGCTGAGTGTGAAGCCTCCTACCCTGGAAAGATTACCAACAACATGTTCTGTGTGGGCTTCCTCGAGGGAGGCAAGGATTCCTGCCAG GGTGACTCTGGTGGCCCTGTGGTCTCCAATGGACAGCTCCAAGGAATTGTCTCTTGGGGCTATGGCTGTGCCCAGAAGAACAGGCCTGGAGTCTACACCAAGGTCTACAACTATGTGGACTGGATTAAGGACACCATAGCTGCCAACAGCTAA
- the LOC112128522 gene encoding trypsin-2-like — translation MHMRETNIFILKKGRSAPLVFHPPDAPTAAPFDDDDKIVGGYTCEENSVPYQVSLNSGYHICSGSLIREQWVVSAGHCYKSHIQVRLGEHNIEVLEGNEQFINAAKIICHPKYNSWTLHNDILLIKLSTPAIISAHMSTISLPTTPPAAGTECLISGWGNTLSSGADYPDELQCLDAPVLTQAECEASYPGKITNNMFCVGFLEGGKDSCQGDSGGPVVCNGQLQGVVSWGYGYAQKNRPGVYTKVYNYVDWIKDTIAANS, via the exons ATGCACATGAGAGagacaaatatcttcatattgaAGAAGGGGAGGAGTGCACCATTGGTTTTCCATCCTCCAGATGCACCGA CTGCTGCCCcctttgatgatgatgacaagATCGTTGGGGGCTACACCTGTGAGGAGAATTCTGTCCCCTACCAGGTGTCCCTGAATTCTGGGTACCACATCTGCAGTGGCTCCCTCATCAGGGAACAGTGGGTGGTGTCAGCAGGTCACTGCTACAAGTC CCACATCCAGGTGAGACTGGGAGAGCACAACATTGAAGTCCTGGAGGGGAATGAACAGTTCATCAATGCAGCCAAGATCATCTGCCACCCCAAATACAACAGCTGGACTCTGCACAATGACATCCTGCTGATCAAGCTCTCCACACCTGCCATCATCAGTGCCCACATGTCTACCATATCTCTGCCCACCACCCCTCCAGCTGCTGGCACTGAGTGCCTCATCTCTGGCTGGGGCAACACTCTGAGCTCTGGCG CCGACTACCCAGACGAGCTGCAGTGCCTGGATGCTCCTGTGCTGACCCAGGCTGAGTGTGAAGCCTCCTACCCTGGAAAGATTACCAACAACATGTTCTGTGTGGGCTTCCTCGAGGGAGGCAAGGATTCCTGCCAG GGTGACTCTGGTGGCCCAGTGGTCTGCAATGGACAGCTCCAAGGAGTTGTCTCCTGGGGCTATGGCTATGCCCAGAAGAACAGGCCTGGAGTCTACACCAAGGTCTACAACTATGTGGACTGGATTAAGGACACCATAGCTGCCAACAGCTAA